One Hevea brasiliensis isolate MT/VB/25A 57/8 chromosome 5, ASM3005281v1, whole genome shotgun sequence genomic region harbors:
- the LOC110666890 gene encoding uncharacterized protein LOC110666890: MDKRTVTPPNKSRWSDVFGEDVVGDDLDFLLPRQIIGPDENGIKKVIEHKFNEKEEIIKVVTTTRVRRVLRSKAAAERRLWPKFGDAANEDENSRLTMVSTEEVFLQRPKDKGTKAEKTETLGDSLAQLANRGMLCRTCGKNGDHWTSRCPYKDLAAQLGVLYNNRPSSADATAASSSNKNHYIPPSMRAGAQRSSGEDTRHRNDENSVRVNFLSEDTCEADLYDLFSPFGKLTRVFVATDYKTGLSRGFGRVNFVNKEDAQKAIDKLNGYGYDNLILRVDWFNKDKTRPSFP, encoded by the exons ATGGACAAACGGACGGTGACGCCACCAAACAAGTCCCGGTGGTCAGACGTCTTTGGAGAAGACGTCGTTGGAGACGACCTCGACTTCCTTCTTCCTCGGCAAATAATTGGACCAGACGAGAATGGCATTAAGAAGGTTATCGAGCACAAGTTCAATGAAAAAGAAGAGATCATTAAAGTCGTTACCACAACTCGAGTTCGCCGGGTTTTGCGCAGTAAAGCAGCGGCAGAGAGGCGGTTGTGGCCCAAGTTTGGTGATGCAGCGAATGAAGACGAAAATAGCAGGCTCACTATGGTTTCTACGGAAGAGGTTTTTCTCCAGAGGCCCAAGGATAAAG GAACTAAAGCAGAGAAAACGGAGACTTTAGGAGACTCCTTGGCTCAGCTTGCAAACAGAGGTATGTTATGTAGGACTTGCGGTAAGAATGGTGACCACTGGACATCAAGATGCCCTTACAAGGATCTTGCAGCACAGCTGGGAGTGCTCTATAATAACAGGCCTTCTTCAGCAGATGCTACTGCTGCTTCTTCTAGCAACAAAAACCATTACATTCCACCAAGCATGAGAGCGGGCGCTCAACGAAGCAGTGGAGAAGATACTAGGCATAGGAATGATGAGAATTCTGTGAGAGTCAACTTCCTTTCGGAGGACACTTGCGAAGCTGACTTGTATGATCTCTTCAGTCCATTTGGAAAATTAACTCGTGTGTTTGTTGCCACCGATTACAAGACTGGTTTGAGCAGAGGTTTCGGACGTGTCAATTTTGTCAACAAGGAAGATGCTCAGAAGGCAATTGACAAGCTCAATGGTTATGGTTATGACAATCTCATTCTTCGAGTGGATTGGttcaacaaagataaaactagacCCAGTTTCCCCTAA